The region GAAGGATAATATCATAGTATGTGTTTTTATCCAAATCCAATCCCATATCACTTTGTTTTAATTCCAGTTTTCTGTTGCCTGTAAGCAGTGAAGCAGAAGACGGAACTTCTGTAGATTTCTTATCTACTGCTAATCTCACAATCTGATTAACAGGCCTGTTAAACACTGTTAAGTAGGTATTATTACCTTTCTTTGTAAAATACCCATAGTTGGAAAGAGACATCGGAGAATGTTCTACATTATAAATAGCTTCAGCATTTACTTTTGTCCATTCACCTATTTCTTTCATTATTTTATCCTCTTCGGGGTGAAAATTTCCATTACCGTCGGGTCCGAAATTGATAACAAAATTACCTCCCATAGAACGTGAACGCATCAGCATTTCGATCAGATCATCGGGTGTTTTGGTATAAATTCCGTTCCAGTCTTTCATATAACCCCAGCCATTTGGCGGAATAGTCATTACACAATCCCAGTCGTTCCCGTTAAGCGATTCGTAATTTTTTGGAAGCTTACGTTCCCAACCCTGCTCATAATCGCCCAGCAAATCTCCGTTAGTATCGAAGTGTCGTTTTTGATTTTCATCGTTACGGAAACGGCTACCGATGATAAGCCCTGGATGTTTTTCGCGAAGTTTTTTCTCCAGATTATAGGTAAATTCATAGGCACTTTTCCACGAGGCATCCCATGTTCCGTCGAACCAAAATCCTTTAATCTGTGGATAGTTCTTCAGCAACTCCAGTAACTGATTTTCTGTATATTTCAAAAATTTAGAATATTTAGCTTTCTCTTCAGCTGTTTGGGGTTCTTTGTAAAGATAGTCAGGATTATTCCATTCCAAAATAGAAAAATACAGGAAAACATCTATCCCCTCAGCATCATAAGCATCTACAATTTGCTTTACAATATCTTTTTTATAAGGTGTTTTCGTAATATTATAAGCAGAGTACTTTGTAGGCCATAAAGCAAAACCATCATGATGCTTTGTTGTAAAGATTACATATTTAGCACCCATATCTTTAGCCTGTTTCGCCCAACGTTTGGCATCAAAATCTTTGGGGTTAAACTGTTTATATAGATTATCATAGGTATTCTTCCAATCCTTAGGAGC is a window of Elizabethkingia anophelis R26 DNA encoding:
- a CDS encoding alpha-L-fucosidase; the protein is MFNLSLLTGLCMSAIMQAQAWTGEKQEKPKERLALKYGPITPAHRTDEAMQKFREYGLGQFIHWGIYAIPGNEWNGVSARGGAAASEWIRSWSGPTAPKDWKNTYDNLYKQFNPKDFDAKRWAKQAKDMGAKYVIFTTKHHDGFALWPTKYSAYNITKTPYKKDIVKQIVDAYDAEGIDVFLYFSILEWNNPDYLYKEPQTAEEKAKYSKFLKYTENQLLELLKNYPQIKGFWFDGTWDASWKSAYEFTYNLEKKLREKHPGLIIGSRFRNDENQKRHFDTNGDLLGDYEQGWERKLPKNYESLNGNDWDCVMTIPPNGWGYMKDWNGIYTKTPDDLIEMLMRSRSMGGNFVINFGPDGNGNFHPEEDKIMKEIGEWTKVNAEAIYNVEHSPMSLSNYGYFTKKGNNTYLTVFNRPVNQIVRLAVDKKSTEVPSSASLLTGNRKLELKQSDMGLDLDKNTYYDIILPKDYQTDKAFVIKIEMKQGSVKTDKLMDAKM